The proteins below are encoded in one region of Maribacter aestuarii:
- a CDS encoding RelA/SpoT family protein: MTQAALEKENKLIAKQYKELLRISYQTLSDDDKMLIRSAFEVAVDAHKNQRRKSGEAYVFHPIAVAKIVASEIGLDAVSIASALLHDVVEDTEYTLDDIDRMFGETVARIVDGLTKISHLKKDMNISQQAENFRKMLLTLNDDVRVIIIKIADRYHNMLTMDSMPEHKQVKISSETLYIYAPLAHRIGLYNIKTELEDLSLKYTEPDVYYDIKNKIEDSKEEQQAYIDSFAEVIDNSLKKEGLNYVIKGRMKSIFSMRRKMKAQNVAFDEIYDKFAIRIIYKSDAQNEKFLAWKIYSIVTDHFTPNPVRLRDWISSPKSTGYEALHITVMGPKGKWVEVQIRSERMHEIAEKGYAAHFKYKHGNQKEQGIEVWLNKLQEALENANTNAVDFVEEFKLNLYSKEIFVFTPKGELKSLPKGATPLDFAFNIHTEVGMRTRGAKVNGKLVPLNTTLHSGDQVEIITSNQAKPNQNWLDYATTARARAKIKSVLREEKKSIAEEGKEILRRKLKSQKVTLNEDSINKMVTYFKLKTSLDLFYRVGMGSIDNQMLKDFASSYNNAFISFFKNRMRRTPAPEDVSRDEITSKYDMLVFGTEEEKLDYKLSQCCNPIPGDSVFGFVSVSEGIKVHKKNCPNAISLQSNYAYRIITAKWVDSSQEEFRVDIQLTGIDNLGLVSEITEVISDNMHVNMRNLNFSTDGGTFTGRITVVVKNNAILGKLIENLKHISGIDKVTRL; this comes from the coding sequence ATGACACAGGCTGCTTTAGAAAAAGAAAATAAACTTATTGCCAAGCAATATAAGGAACTGCTTCGCATTAGCTATCAAACATTATCGGATGATGATAAGATGCTGATTCGAAGTGCGTTTGAGGTTGCCGTGGACGCACATAAGAACCAAAGAAGGAAATCTGGGGAAGCTTATGTATTTCATCCAATTGCCGTAGCAAAAATAGTGGCATCCGAGATTGGCCTGGATGCGGTTTCAATTGCCTCGGCACTACTTCATGATGTTGTTGAGGATACGGAATATACCCTTGATGACATTGACCGAATGTTCGGGGAGACCGTTGCCCGTATTGTGGACGGGTTAACCAAAATATCCCACCTTAAAAAGGATATGAACATCTCCCAGCAGGCGGAGAACTTCAGGAAAATGTTGCTCACATTGAACGATGATGTCCGAGTTATCATTATTAAAATTGCCGATCGTTACCACAATATGCTCACCATGGACTCCATGCCAGAGCATAAACAGGTTAAAATATCTTCGGAAACACTATATATTTATGCCCCACTTGCCCATAGAATAGGACTTTACAATATTAAAACGGAATTAGAAGACCTAAGTTTAAAATATACGGAGCCTGACGTCTACTACGACATTAAAAACAAAATCGAAGATAGCAAGGAAGAGCAACAGGCCTACATTGATTCTTTCGCAGAGGTCATAGACAACTCCCTTAAAAAAGAAGGGCTGAATTATGTCATTAAAGGACGTATGAAATCCATCTTCTCAATGAGGAGAAAAATGAAAGCGCAAAACGTTGCTTTCGATGAGATTTACGACAAATTTGCCATCCGTATCATATATAAATCGGATGCGCAGAACGAAAAGTTTCTGGCGTGGAAAATATATTCCATCGTTACCGACCATTTTACACCCAACCCTGTTCGATTGCGCGATTGGATATCTTCGCCCAAATCAACCGGTTATGAAGCCTTGCATATTACGGTTATGGGACCAAAAGGTAAGTGGGTCGAAGTACAGATACGCAGCGAACGGATGCACGAAATTGCGGAGAAGGGCTACGCTGCCCATTTTAAGTATAAGCACGGTAACCAGAAAGAACAAGGGATTGAAGTATGGTTGAACAAACTTCAAGAAGCCTTGGAAAATGCGAATACCAATGCGGTAGATTTTGTAGAGGAATTCAAATTAAACCTCTATTCCAAAGAGATATTCGTTTTTACGCCCAAGGGGGAACTAAAATCCCTACCAAAGGGCGCAACCCCATTGGATTTTGCTTTTAACATCCATACAGAGGTAGGTATGCGCACGCGTGGAGCCAAAGTAAATGGTAAACTTGTCCCGCTAAATACCACTTTACATAGTGGGGACCAGGTAGAAATAATTACTTCCAACCAGGCCAAACCCAATCAGAACTGGTTGGACTACGCTACCACGGCCAGAGCTAGGGCCAAGATAAAATCTGTTCTAAGGGAAGAGAAAAAATCAATTGCGGAAGAGGGCAAAGAAATTTTAAGAAGGAAATTAAAATCCCAAAAAGTTACGCTTAACGAGGATTCCATTAACAAAATGGTCACCTATTTTAAATTAAAGACCAGTTTGGACCTATTTTATCGGGTGGGGATGGGATCCATAGATAACCAAATGCTCAAGGATTTTGCCTCATCTTATAACAATGCGTTCATTAGCTTCTTTAAAAATAGAATGCGAAGAACTCCTGCTCCGGAGGATGTAAGCAGAGATGAGATAACCTCCAAATACGATATGCTCGTCTTTGGCACGGAAGAAGAAAAACTGGATTACAAACTTTCACAATGCTGTAATCCCATTCCAGGGGATTCCGTGTTCGGGTTCGTAAGCGTATCGGAAGGAATAAAAGTTCATAAGAAGAATTGCCCCAACGCGATTTCGTTGCAGTCCAATTATGCATACAGAATTATTACCGCAAAATGGGTGGACTCCTCACAGGAAGAATTTAGGGTAGATATACAATTGACCGGTATAGATAACTTAGGACTTGTGAGTGAAATAACGGAGGTAATTTCGGACAACATGCACGTGAACATGCGGAATTTGAATTTTAGTACGGACGGTGGAACCTTTACCGGACGGATAACCGTAGTAGTTAAAAATAATGCTATTTTGGGCAAGTTGATAGAAAATTTAAAGCACATCAGCGGCATAGACAAAGTAACAAGGCTATAG
- a CDS encoding M48 family metallopeptidase, which yields MDNTFIFYLIIAILIGEFLLTTLLNYLNSKRFKDPVPEDLKDVYNPEEYKKSQSYKMTNYRFGIITSVFSLVLILGFIVFGGFGWVDNTVSEYTSNPILQALLFFGTIMIGSDILSIPFSYYQTFVIEEKFGFNKTTIKTFILDKIKGWLMIVVLGGVILSLVIWFFQWAGTSFWLYAWGIISIFTLFMNLFYSKLIVPLFNKQEPLENGSLKEKIENYAQKVGFDLRQIFVINGSKRSTKANAYFSGFGKEKRVTLYDTLIHDLEEDEIVAVLAHEVGHYKRKHIIFNLATSILLAGLMLFLLSLFINNPSISLAIGVDKPSFHAALIGFGILYSPISEITGLLMNHFSRKFEYQADDFAKNTFSAKPLASSLKKLSKNSLSNLTPHPAYVFMHYSHPPLIDRIRNLKA from the coding sequence ATGGATAACACTTTTATTTTTTACTTGATTATAGCAATTTTAATAGGTGAATTTCTTCTCACAACACTCCTTAACTATCTTAACTCCAAACGCTTTAAGGATCCTGTACCTGAAGATTTAAAGGACGTTTATAACCCGGAGGAATATAAGAAATCGCAATCCTATAAAATGACCAATTACCGATTTGGGATTATAACATCAGTTTTTTCACTTGTTTTAATTCTAGGCTTTATAGTTTTTGGCGGATTTGGTTGGGTAGACAATACCGTATCCGAATACACCTCGAACCCCATCTTACAGGCCTTGTTGTTTTTTGGAACTATTATGATCGGTAGTGATATACTGAGCATACCCTTTTCTTATTATCAGACCTTTGTTATTGAGGAAAAATTTGGTTTTAACAAAACCACTATCAAAACTTTTATTCTGGATAAAATTAAAGGCTGGCTGATGATCGTAGTTTTAGGCGGGGTAATACTTTCTTTGGTCATTTGGTTCTTTCAATGGGCAGGAACTAGTTTTTGGTTATACGCATGGGGGATTATATCGATTTTTACATTGTTCATGAATCTATTCTACAGCAAATTAATCGTCCCACTTTTCAACAAACAGGAGCCACTGGAGAATGGCAGTTTGAAAGAGAAGATAGAGAACTATGCGCAAAAGGTAGGCTTCGACCTAAGACAAATATTTGTCATCAACGGCTCCAAAAGGTCCACAAAAGCAAATGCCTATTTCTCAGGATTTGGAAAAGAAAAGAGGGTAACCCTTTACGACACATTGATTCACGATTTAGAGGAGGATGAGATTGTAGCAGTTCTAGCCCATGAAGTAGGCCATTACAAGAGGAAGCATATCATTTTTAATCTTGCAACTTCGATATTGCTTGCCGGTCTCATGCTGTTTCTATTATCACTTTTCATTAATAACCCAAGTATATCGCTGGCTATTGGCGTTGATAAACCCAGTTTTCATGCCGCGCTCATTGGCTTTGGAATATTGTATAGCCCTATTTCAGAAATTACCGGGCTATTAATGAATCATTTTTCAAGAAAATTCGAATATCAGGCAGATGATTTTGCAAAGAATACCTTTTCGGCCAAACCCTTGGCAAGCTCCTTAAAAAAATTATCTAAAAATAGCCTAAGCAACCTAACCCCCCATCCCGCCTACGTTTTTATGCACTATTCCCATCCCCCGTTAATTGATAGAATACGGAATTTAAAGGCATAA
- a CDS encoding TrmH family RNA methyltransferase produces MQEFKHISSIQNSLIKRVVLLQNKSKERRKEGLFILEGKRELELALKSGYTIETLLYNEKLVTRSEVERILKTTWSTSLVSVSQEVYNKLAYRNTTEGLLVVALAKNHQLEQLEFKSKNPLVLVAEAPEKPGNIGALLRTADAANLDAIIIANPKTDLYNPNIIRSSVGCVFTRNIALADTPDIISFLKKKNISIYCAALNASKTYIELDYTGPSAIVVGTEDSGLSEEWLRTSKQNIIIPMEGEIDSMNVSVSAAILIFEAKRQRQNRPATK; encoded by the coding sequence ATGCAGGAATTTAAACATATCTCAAGTATCCAAAACTCCTTGATAAAAAGGGTAGTTCTGTTACAGAACAAGTCAAAGGAGCGCAGGAAAGAAGGACTTTTCATATTAGAGGGTAAAAGAGAATTGGAACTTGCGTTAAAAAGTGGCTACACCATTGAAACATTGCTCTATAATGAGAAGCTTGTAACCAGGTCAGAAGTTGAACGTATTCTAAAAACAACGTGGTCTACCTCCCTTGTATCGGTATCGCAAGAGGTTTACAATAAACTTGCCTATCGTAATACCACAGAAGGGCTCTTAGTGGTAGCATTGGCAAAAAACCATCAGTTGGAACAGCTTGAATTCAAATCGAAAAATCCGCTTGTTCTAGTGGCCGAAGCTCCCGAAAAACCTGGGAATATAGGGGCATTGCTAAGGACCGCGGATGCTGCTAATTTAGATGCCATAATCATAGCAAATCCTAAGACCGATCTTTACAATCCAAATATCATACGCTCAAGCGTTGGCTGCGTTTTTACTCGAAATATAGCTTTGGCCGATACACCGGATATCATTTCATTTTTGAAAAAAAAGAACATAAGCATATATTGTGCGGCCCTTAATGCATCTAAGACATATATCGAATTGGATTATACGGGACCATCCGCAATAGTTGTAGGCACTGAGGACAGTGGATTAAGTGAAGAATGGTTAAGGACATCCAAGCAGAATATCATCATACCCATGGAGGGCGAAATAGATTCCATGAACGTATCGGTATCCGCTGCAATACTTATCTTTGAAGCCAAGAGACAACGTCAAAATAGACCGGCAACAAAATAG
- a CDS encoding DUF6503 family protein — translation MKKIVLLAFFIGLTACKEKAKSEENLPQETEQEDSVQKFPEALDKVFGAHGGLDTWRNQRTLTYDLPKPELTETHVIDLFSRKDKITSEGYTMGYDGEDVWLLDVDESYKGDPVFYHNLMFYFYAMPFVLADDGINYSTAENLDYEGISYPGIRITYDNGVGTSPKDEYYLHYHPETHQMQWLGYTVTYRSGETSDNIKWIRYNDWMNVNGLTLPKSIIWYDYEGRTIKEEKSLVMFENVRISSEAKNDDFFQKPDEAIIVVKE, via the coding sequence ATGAAAAAAATAGTATTGTTGGCCTTTTTTATCGGTCTTACGGCCTGTAAGGAGAAGGCGAAAAGTGAAGAAAACCTACCGCAGGAAACCGAACAAGAAGATTCCGTACAAAAATTTCCCGAGGCCTTGGACAAAGTCTTTGGGGCCCATGGCGGATTGGATACATGGAGGAATCAGCGAACATTGACCTATGATTTACCTAAACCTGAATTGACTGAAACACATGTGATCGACCTCTTTTCTAGAAAGGATAAAATTACTTCAGAAGGTTATACTATGGGCTATGACGGAGAGGATGTATGGCTGTTAGATGTCGATGAGAGTTACAAAGGGGACCCCGTTTTTTATCATAATTTGATGTTCTATTTCTACGCTATGCCCTTCGTTTTAGCCGATGATGGCATAAATTACAGCACTGCGGAAAACTTGGACTATGAGGGAATTTCCTATCCCGGTATACGCATTACTTATGATAACGGTGTTGGAACCTCTCCAAAAGATGAGTATTACCTCCATTACCATCCTGAAACGCATCAGATGCAATGGCTAGGATATACAGTGACCTATCGCAGCGGTGAAACATCAGATAACATCAAATGGATTCGGTACAATGATTGGATGAACGTTAATGGCCTGACACTGCCAAAATCCATCATATGGTACGATTATGAAGGTAGAACTATTAAAGAAGAAAAAAGTTTGGTTATGTTTGAAAACGTAAGAATAAGTTCAGAGGCCAAAAATGATGATTTTTTTCAAAAACCTGATGAGGCAATAATTGTTGTGAAGGAATAA
- a CDS encoding (2Fe-2S)-binding protein, which produces MPTYNLKINGKSQEFEASEDTPLLWALRDQLDMVGTKFGCGIGQCGACTVHVDGNAMRSCQMQVSQLDGKEITTIEGLSEDGSHPVQQAWKEIDVPQCGYCQAGQIMTASAFLDKNPNPSAQEIRTAMHGNICRCASYNRIEKAVGIAAKKQVAKVTTVETETKLA; this is translated from the coding sequence ATGCCAACGTACAATTTAAAGATTAATGGGAAGTCCCAAGAATTTGAGGCTTCGGAAGACACCCCCTTACTATGGGCCTTGAGGGACCAATTAGATATGGTGGGCACAAAATTCGGTTGTGGAATTGGGCAATGTGGGGCTTGTACCGTACACGTGGATGGTAACGCCATGCGTAGTTGCCAAATGCAGGTCTCCCAATTGGACGGAAAAGAAATAACTACCATAGAGGGATTATCGGAAGATGGTTCCCATCCTGTGCAACAAGCTTGGAAAGAGATTGATGTTCCGCAGTGCGGCTATTGTCAGGCGGGTCAGATAATGACGGCATCCGCTTTTCTGGATAAAAATCCCAATCCATCCGCTCAGGAAATAAGAACCGCCATGCACGGAAACATTTGCCGCTGCGCATCTTACAACCGTATCGAAAAGGCTGTCGGGATTGCTGCTAAAAAGCAGGTAGCGAAAGTTACTACCGTAGAAACTGAAACTAAACTGGCCTAA
- a CDS encoding xanthine dehydrogenase family protein molybdopterin-binding subunit — translation MSTLIPTKFSRRSFLRTSSLAGGGMLIGFNLFTACKDNVKMPVDIAELDYNDFNAFIKISNEGMVTIFSPNPEIGQGVKTSMPMIIAEELDVPWENVNVVQGALDTKNYTRQIAGGSQSIRFGWDALRETGASARQILINAAAARWGVDPSECSAKQGVITNATGDTLTYGDVVNEAAKLEYERASNYEDVAEGGEVAEQEKEVIALKDPKDYTIIGTDRGNVDIDEIITGKPLFGLDYKKEGMVYASVLRPPAFGQDLESFDAADAKSIPGVIDVIKIGEKAKSLLNGEEINWTVQLTPTEKVVVIAENSWAAIKGKNAVKATWSEATPLESTAAHDKILTDLLDGKEFNTLRKDGDVKKAFATADAVLERTYESPFLPHNTLEPMNFYADVTDEKIHLVGPVQTPADAAATVAQMLGRDVGDVHLEMTRMGGGFGRRLYGDFVYEAAEISDAIKKPVKMFSTREDDMTTGVYRPAIKYRIKASVKNGEVTGYQLKEAAVNGNMYGLIPNFFPAGAVENYQVDVASYDSNITTGAWRAPYTNFLSYAEQSFLDELAEMMERDPVQMRLDMLEKVKGTTDDRIQYSAERLQDVLKLAAEKSGYGTEKEGVFQGICAYYCHNTHVAEVADVVIENNSPVVKKITVAVDCGIVVNPLGALNQIEGGAIDGVGHAMYGDFSFKDGIPQSKNFDAYRLIRMSETPMVETHFVKNTLSPTGLGEPTLPPAGAAVAIALKKATGNRLYKQPFVSNMNAKPILG, via the coding sequence ATGTCAACACTAATACCAACAAAATTTAGCAGAAGGTCCTTCTTAAGAACATCCTCACTTGCCGGTGGCGGGATGCTCATTGGTTTCAACCTTTTCACGGCCTGTAAGGACAATGTGAAAATGCCTGTAGATATTGCCGAACTGGACTATAATGATTTCAATGCCTTTATTAAAATTTCCAATGAAGGAATGGTGACCATATTCTCCCCAAACCCCGAAATAGGGCAGGGAGTAAAAACATCAATGCCCATGATCATAGCCGAGGAATTGGATGTTCCTTGGGAAAATGTAAACGTTGTACAAGGGGCTTTGGACACCAAGAATTATACAAGGCAAATTGCGGGAGGTAGTCAGTCTATCCGTTTTGGATGGGACGCTCTGCGGGAAACGGGTGCTTCTGCACGTCAAATTTTGATTAATGCGGCCGCGGCCCGATGGGGAGTAGATCCATCAGAATGTTCGGCAAAGCAAGGGGTGATAACGAATGCGACTGGCGATACCCTAACCTACGGCGACGTGGTAAACGAAGCGGCCAAATTGGAATATGAACGAGCCTCTAACTACGAAGATGTTGCCGAGGGAGGAGAAGTTGCCGAACAAGAGAAAGAAGTCATCGCCTTAAAAGACCCAAAGGATTATACCATTATCGGAACGGATAGGGGTAATGTGGATATCGATGAAATTATCACCGGTAAACCTCTTTTTGGACTGGATTATAAAAAAGAAGGTATGGTCTACGCTTCGGTTTTAAGACCGCCCGCTTTTGGTCAAGACTTAGAATCTTTCGATGCCGCCGATGCTAAATCCATCCCTGGGGTTATTGATGTTATAAAAATTGGGGAAAAGGCTAAATCTTTACTTAACGGGGAAGAGATTAATTGGACCGTGCAACTAACGCCTACAGAGAAAGTTGTGGTCATTGCTGAAAATAGTTGGGCAGCTATCAAAGGAAAAAATGCGGTTAAGGCCACATGGTCTGAAGCCACACCATTGGAGAGTACAGCGGCCCACGATAAAATTTTAACGGATTTATTGGACGGAAAGGAATTTAATACTCTCAGAAAAGATGGTGATGTAAAAAAGGCTTTTGCTACGGCAGATGCCGTTTTGGAACGTACATATGAATCTCCATTTTTACCCCATAATACTTTGGAGCCTATGAATTTCTATGCGGATGTTACCGATGAGAAAATACATTTGGTAGGCCCTGTCCAAACTCCGGCAGATGCTGCTGCTACCGTAGCACAAATGCTAGGACGTGATGTAGGCGATGTTCATCTAGAAATGACGCGTATGGGTGGAGGTTTTGGCAGACGTTTGTACGGTGACTTTGTTTACGAAGCTGCAGAAATATCGGACGCTATTAAGAAACCTGTGAAAATGTTTTCTACGCGTGAGGACGACATGACAACTGGGGTGTATCGCCCTGCGATAAAATATAGGATAAAAGCCAGTGTGAAGAATGGTGAGGTCACTGGCTATCAATTAAAAGAGGCAGCGGTTAACGGGAACATGTACGGACTCATTCCGAATTTCTTCCCTGCAGGTGCGGTCGAAAACTACCAAGTAGACGTGGCCAGTTACGATAGTAATATAACCACGGGAGCTTGGCGAGCGCCTTATACCAATTTCCTTTCCTATGCCGAACAAAGCTTTCTGGATGAACTGGCAGAAATGATGGAGAGGGACCCTGTTCAAATGCGTCTGGATATGCTGGAAAAAGTAAAAGGGACTACGGACGATCGTATTCAATATTCCGCAGAACGTTTACAGGATGTCCTTAAACTAGCGGCAGAAAAATCGGGTTATGGAACTGAGAAAGAAGGCGTATTCCAGGGCATATGTGCTTATTACTGTCATAATACCCACGTAGCCGAGGTAGCGGATGTAGTTATTGAAAATAACTCCCCTGTAGTTAAAAAAATCACGGTTGCCGTAGATTGCGGAATTGTAGTTAACCCGTTAGGGGCATTGAACCAAATAGAAGGTGGTGCCATAGATGGCGTAGGCCATGCCATGTACGGAGATTTTTCTTTTAAGGACGGTATCCCACAAAGTAAGAATTTTGATGCCTACAGGTTGATTCGTATGAGCGAAACCCCAATGGTAGAAACACATTTTGTCAAGAACACTTTGAGTCCTACGGGTTTAGGCGAACCTACTTTGCCTCCGGCAGGAGCAGCCGTGGCGATTGCCTTGAAAAAAGCAACAGGTAACCGTCTATATAAACAACCTTTTGTAAGCAATATGAATGCAAAACCTATTTTAGGATAA
- the moaD gene encoding molybdopterin converting factor subunit 1 translates to MEVLFFGIAKDIVGASHMAFSSESNTPETVGDLKQHLVKTYPEFSRLTSMAVAVNSEYAKDNVPLKRDDEVAVIPPVSGG, encoded by the coding sequence ATGGAAGTATTATTTTTTGGAATCGCCAAGGATATTGTTGGTGCTTCGCATATGGCATTTTCTTCTGAGTCGAACACCCCGGAAACGGTTGGTGACCTAAAACAGCACTTGGTTAAGACCTATCCAGAGTTTTCTAGGTTAACTTCAATGGCGGTTGCTGTGAATAGCGAATACGCCAAAGATAATGTACCTTTGAAAAGGGATGATGAAGTAGCTGTTATTCCCCCTGTAAGTGGAGGCTAA
- a CDS encoding molybdenum cofactor biosynthesis protein MoaE: protein MKKVIEIVDRIDTAQVYSELSDAESGGICVFVGTVREFTNKEEVVALEFETYTTMALKEMEKIAERAIDKWALNKVVMRHAVGEKGVAEPVVIVGASSAHREACFEACRFLIDTLKETVPIWKKEKFKNKTVWVSAHP, encoded by the coding sequence ATGAAGAAAGTGATAGAAATTGTTGATAGGATAGATACTGCTCAAGTCTATTCGGAATTATCAGATGCTGAAAGTGGTGGTATTTGCGTATTTGTCGGAACTGTGCGGGAGTTTACTAATAAAGAGGAAGTTGTGGCATTGGAATTTGAAACGTATACAACGATGGCACTAAAGGAAATGGAAAAGATTGCTGAAAGGGCCATTGACAAGTGGGCACTGAACAAAGTTGTAATGCGTCATGCAGTCGGTGAAAAGGGAGTGGCAGAGCCTGTTGTGATTGTGGGAGCTTCTTCTGCGCACAGGGAAGCATGCTTTGAAGCATGCCGGTTTCTTATCGACACACTTAAGGAAACTGTTCCAATTTGGAAAAAAGAGAAATTTAAGAACAAAACGGTATGGGTCTCGGCACATCCTTAA
- the moaC gene encoding cyclic pyranopterin monophosphate synthase MoaC: MTKKLSHLDETGNASMVDVSEKQATVRTAVASGKVAFPPAIFDTLVSKDFLGSKGSIIQTAVIAGIQAVKKTADLIPLCHQLNLSKIQIDIVPVENALQIICKVKCNELTGVEMEALTGVSVSALTIYDMCKALSHDIEISEIKLEQKSGGKNDFNR, encoded by the coding sequence ATGACTAAAAAACTTTCACATTTAGATGAGACTGGTAATGCCTCAATGGTAGATGTTTCGGAAAAACAGGCAACTGTAAGAACGGCTGTTGCTTCAGGCAAAGTTGCTTTCCCTCCAGCTATTTTTGATACTTTGGTCTCTAAGGACTTTTTAGGTAGCAAGGGAAGTATAATTCAAACAGCTGTTATTGCAGGGATTCAAGCAGTTAAAAAAACTGCTGATTTAATTCCGCTTTGTCATCAGCTAAATCTTTCTAAAATACAGATTGATATCGTTCCGGTCGAAAATGCTTTGCAAATTATCTGCAAGGTCAAATGCAATGAGCTAACAGGTGTTGAAATGGAAGCCTTAACCGGAGTATCTGTTAGTGCATTAACTATATACGATATGTGTAAGGCCTTGTCACATGATATTGAAATTTCTGAGATAAAATTGGAACAAAAATCTGGAGGAAAGAATGACTTCAATCGCTAA
- the mobA gene encoding molybdenum cofactor guanylyltransferase, producing MTSIAKLYGLVLSGGKSTRMGTDKGLIEYHGVPQREFLYDLLSQVCEETFISLRKEQRAELPAAMKTIVDLNEYKGPYNGLLSAHKAYPKVAWLVLACDLPLMDLEALKELIAQRDNNKQATAFALKENPLPEPLCAIWEPRAFEDSLAYLESGVGTCPRKFLINNDTKLVFPRNESVLLNANSEEEYKEALEKLT from the coding sequence ATGACTTCAATCGCTAAGCTTTACGGACTCGTTTTATCTGGAGGAAAGAGTACCCGAATGGGCACTGATAAAGGACTAATTGAATACCATGGTGTTCCCCAACGTGAGTTTTTATATGATTTGCTAAGTCAAGTTTGTGAGGAGACTTTTATAAGTTTGCGTAAAGAACAGCGAGCCGAACTGCCAGCTGCAATGAAAACGATAGTTGATTTAAATGAATACAAAGGTCCTTATAACGGACTTTTATCCGCACACAAAGCATATCCAAAAGTGGCTTGGCTAGTTTTAGCTTGTGACCTTCCCTTGATGGATTTAGAAGCTTTAAAGGAATTGATTGCCCAAAGGGATAACAACAAACAAGCTACTGCATTTGCGCTCAAAGAGAATCCATTGCCAGAACCTTTGTGTGCTATTTGGGAACCGCGTGCTTTTGAAGACTCGCTAGCCTATTTAGAAAGTGGTGTAGGTACGTGTCCAAGAAAGTTCTTAATCAATAATGACACAAAGTTGGTTTTTCCTAGGAATGAAAGTGTACTTCTCAATGCTAATTCGGAGGAGGAATATAAGGAAGCTCTAGAAAAGTTAACATAA